The window ATCACTATCGAGTGATCAGTTCAGTGAATTAAAGGCACTGCTGCTTCAGCTAAATGAGCGTGAAGTAAAAGACGCATCTTCTATAGATACCACACGGATTATGGAAGCCGGTTTAGGATATGTGGCAGGTAAAGCTGTAGTTGGTATACTTGGTAAAAGTACACTGGAAGAAAAAGTAGATAATCTAACTAAAATGGTTATGCTACTGATCAACCGGGTGAATGGTTTGATAACTGCTGGAAGTTCAAAGGACCAAGTAATCAAACCAATAATAATGGGCAAGCCTAAAAATACAGGAGGGCTGCAACATGTTAACCCCCAAAAGGGCACTGCTTCAGGTATACCACCTTATGTTCAGAAAATAGCAGGCATGGGTATGAAGCCAATTAATCCACCAAATGCTGCTCCACCCACCGATCCATTTCTCAATAATGGATTAATGATGTAGCATTCTAGCTACATGAGTTTTCACAATGATCTACTGGTTTAGAAGCCAGAATGTAAGCTTGATATACAATTGAAAATCTCCATACTACATGGAGTACAAATCCTTGTGCCTTCAAGTTTTTAGGTAGAAATACCAAGCGATGCATATCATTCTTAACATCATCACAATCCCCTGTTGCCATATCAGCAGGGGATTTTCATTTTGTTTTAGATTTCGTATTTATGCTGCCTGATTGGGCAATTTAAGTGTTAATTAACATTAATGTTAACACTAGGGATGCGCGAATTCATGTGAGAACATACATCATCTTGTTTAGAATTTTTTTGCAGCTTATGTTAGGGAAGAAATGTGGTAGGTAACCAACCATTTTGTACTTATCTCCTGATCTCTCTGCCTTGACTATTACATGAAGCACTATTCAACAAAGTTCAAGCATATCGTTCCTACCTTTTTACTGATTGCATTTGGAACAACTGCAGTCACTCTGTTATTTCGATGGGTATTCACAATCAATTCAGAGATCTTGCCCATCAAAGAGGATGTTTTCAACATTTGGCTACCAATAATATTGCCTTGGATACCGATGTTGATATGGCTAAGGCCAAAGGTTAGGATAGTAAAATTCAAAAAAGGTGGAGATGCTCCAATGCTATTACAATTTATAGCATGGGGTACTATGGTTGCTATGCTAATAGTCTCGAATGGCTATTTGAAAACAGCTACAGGGAAGTTAGCCGAGCTACATTCGATTGATGAGCTTGTAGAACAGGACTCCAGGTATATTAAATTTGGTCATATAGAACTTGAAAGACAATTTGGCAGTGCACACACAGAGTTTCGTGCAAGCGGCAAGTACAATCAGTATCTGAATTTTGACACTTATTTTGTCTACCCATTCAAAGTAAGTAACCCAGATAGTAAATTCAAGTATTGGTACGGAGTAAAGTTTGATGAGCAAATAAGCAATAAAATTAGCCCTGAAGAGAAGGAAAAGAAGTATCAATTTTTCTTTGAAAAAGCAGTAAAAGATTTTGAGTCCTATAAATTTTCCGAACCTAACTTTTTTGAGATTTTACCCCATTCGGATGATCGTGACGGATTTAAAAATGCGATAACACAATTAGGCATATATTCAGATGTTGAGCCTGTTATCATTGAGCCTCGGGAAGGCTTGTATTCCGAAAGAAATGGAAACAAGTTGGCGTGGATTTTTGGATCGTTCGGTATTGGTTTCTCGTTATTTTTATTTGCTTTGATCTTCCCTCAATATCACGCAGCTGAGCATAGGAGACAGTTAAAAGGGTTAAAGCCAAAGTCGGACGAGCTGGTGGACATGCTAAAGTTTCTAGTCCCTAGGGATGGGCATTTTGCTACTTCAATTATCCTCGATCTCAATATTCTTGTATTTCTCGTCATGGTTTTCTCAGGCATCCATATTATATCGCCAAATGGCAGTGAGCTATTAGAATGGGGAGCAAATAGAAGATCCGAAACAATTGGTGGTGATTGGTGGCGTCTGGTCTCAAGTATGTTCTTACACGGTGGAATAATGCACCTGTTTTTAAATGTTTATGGGTTGGTAATCGCTGCAATATTTGTCGAACCAATATTTGGGCGCATCAACTATTTTATAATCTACTTTGCCTCTGGAATCTGTGGAAGCTTAGCAAGTATTTATTGGTATGAAAATACGGTAAGTGTAGGTGCTTCAGGTGCAATATTTGGCCTCTATGGAGCGATACTAGGATTGCTATTAACAAACGCTGTTCCTAAAGATGGCAAGAAGTTAATTTTTATGTTAATGGGGCCTTATGTTGGAATCAACTTACTTTTCGGACTCACAGGAGGCATCGATAATGCAGCTCACATTGGAGGTCTGGTTTCAGGAGCCCTGTTGGCATTAATTTTATACTTAACAAAGAATACAGATAATAGCAGTCAGCCCGCATAAATCTATTACCCTGGCATCAAAAGCCACCGCAACCCAGGATTTACAAGATCTGGTAGAAAAAGGGGTGTTCATTCCAGTAGGGGGTGGTCGCAGTACACGACATGAGTTGAATATTCATCTCAATAAATAGCAAATCTTTTGATATACTATAACTTCTATCTTATGTTAGTGTGCATTTACATTTCTTGAGTCTGGTA of the Flammeovirgaceae bacterium 311 genome contains:
- a CDS encoding hypothetical protein (COG0046 Phosphoribosylformylglycinamidine (FGAM) synthase, synthetase domain), whose amino-acid sequence is MKTRDKELKALQELPSTPNTLGQPSLSSDQFSELKALLLQLNEREVKDASSIDTTRIMEAGLGYVAGKAVVGILGKSTLEEKVDNLTKMVMLLINRVNGLITAGSSKDQVIKPIIMGKPKNTGGLQHVNPQKGTASGIPPYVQKIAGMGMKPINPPNAAPPTDPFLNNGLMM
- a CDS encoding hypothetical protein (COG0705 Uncharacterized membrane protein (homolog of Drosophila rhomboid)): MKHYSTKFKHIVPTFLLIAFGTTAVTLLFRWVFTINSEILPIKEDVFNIWLPIILPWIPMLIWLRPKVRIVKFKKGGDAPMLLQFIAWGTMVAMLIVSNGYLKTATGKLAELHSIDELVEQDSRYIKFGHIELERQFGSAHTEFRASGKYNQYLNFDTYFVYPFKVSNPDSKFKYWYGVKFDEQISNKISPEEKEKKYQFFFEKAVKDFESYKFSEPNFFEILPHSDDRDGFKNAITQLGIYSDVEPVIIEPREGLYSERNGNKLAWIFGSFGIGFSLFLFALIFPQYHAAEHRRQLKGLKPKSDELVDMLKFLVPRDGHFATSIILDLNILVFLVMVFSGIHIISPNGSELLEWGANRRSETIGGDWWRLVSSMFLHGGIMHLFLNVYGLVIAAIFVEPIFGRINYFIIYFASGICGSLASIYWYENTVSVGASGAIFGLYGAILGLLLTNAVPKDGKKLIFMLMGPYVGINLLFGLTGGIDNAAHIGGLVSGALLALILYLTKNTDNSSQPA